A single genomic interval of uncultured Sphaerochaeta sp. harbors:
- a CDS encoding helix-turn-helix transcriptional regulator, whose product MKHLILLSYIIIFSTGFGALAVLLMLSVRLKQPFTKCMAVVQGLFIASLAVVAIYYYLMQVLELIGPRQTTVEAVFGVISSLLTMGLYLGLWWILGIRELQKGSGNLFLYARISCFVSAVLMVIGMAGSLLSTSTLTTSSIWQAFVYIVVAITLSLFALTLVKATMKQQHSAYRFLVHGIGYSSLAYVPLSLLELLLSRSLGETLRPLSLEYLFYLGINVVVLISSLRSLGKDPTSTSAFGPIQESTWTRFSLTPREREMATLIAQGQSNKEIARNLGISEATVRTHIYNLFQKVGAQSRIDLLNMLHD is encoded by the coding sequence GTGAAACATCTGATATTGCTGAGTTACATCATCATTTTCTCAACTGGATTTGGTGCCCTCGCGGTACTTTTGATGCTATCTGTACGACTCAAGCAACCGTTCACCAAGTGTATGGCAGTAGTACAGGGACTGTTCATCGCCAGTCTTGCAGTGGTGGCAATCTATTACTATCTTATGCAGGTGTTGGAGCTGATCGGGCCAAGGCAAACAACAGTGGAGGCCGTATTCGGGGTAATCTCTTCTTTGCTCACCATGGGACTGTATCTTGGATTATGGTGGATATTGGGAATACGGGAATTGCAAAAAGGATCAGGGAATCTGTTTCTGTATGCCCGCATAAGCTGCTTTGTTTCTGCTGTACTGATGGTAATCGGGATGGCAGGGTCCCTGTTATCTACAAGCACGCTAACAACCTCTAGCATCTGGCAAGCTTTCGTGTATATCGTAGTTGCAATTACCCTCTCTCTATTTGCTCTTACCCTGGTAAAAGCTACAATGAAACAACAACATAGTGCATACCGATTTCTGGTTCATGGCATTGGATACAGTTCATTGGCATATGTTCCCCTCAGTCTACTGGAGTTGCTCTTGAGCAGATCATTGGGAGAAACTCTTCGCCCACTCTCACTCGAGTACTTGTTCTATCTTGGTATCAATGTGGTTGTGCTTATCTCCTCACTCCGCTCATTGGGAAAGGACCCTACAAGTACATCGGCTTTTGGACCCATACAGGAATCAACATGGACACGCTTTTCCTTGACTCCGCGAGAACGGGAGATGGCAACCCTTATCGCACAAGGACAGTCAAACAAGGAGATTGCCCGCAACCTGGGGATTTCTGAAGCTACTGTGCGAACCCACATATACAATCTCTTCCAGAAAGTCGGAGCCCAAAGCCGGATCGACCTGTTAAACATGCTCCACGACTGA
- a CDS encoding isochorismatase family cysteine hydrolase, giving the protein MQKKALVVIDIQNDITKNYKQVIGNINKVIDWAVKTNIHVVYIRHENLSDGTRTFKRGTRGAELAPDLHIVSENIFTKDKGNALTSEAFLTFITENDIREFYIAGADAVACVKSTCYNLCKAQYEVKILSDCITSYEMLHYYESKGCTIINLHAVLSDQ; this is encoded by the coding sequence ATGCAGAAGAAAGCCTTGGTCGTAATCGATATCCAAAACGACATAACCAAAAACTACAAGCAAGTTATCGGCAATATCAATAAAGTCATTGATTGGGCAGTGAAAACGAATATTCACGTTGTTTACATACGACATGAAAACCTATCAGACGGAACGAGGACATTTAAAAGAGGAACACGTGGGGCTGAATTGGCTCCAGACTTGCACATAGTATCAGAGAATATATTTACCAAAGATAAAGGGAATGCTTTAACCTCTGAAGCTTTTTTAACCTTCATTACTGAAAATGACATAAGAGAGTTCTATATAGCAGGGGCTGATGCTGTCGCTTGTGTTAAGTCAACATGCTACAACCTTTGCAAGGCACAGTACGAAGTCAAGATACTATCAGATTGCATAACCAGTTACGAGATGCTGCATTACTACGAGAGCAAAGGTTGCACTATCATAAACCTGCATGCTGTACTCTCTGATCAATAG
- a CDS encoding HTH domain-containing protein: MILLDKNRIGAQELADMFEVSLRTFYRDIEAIGMAGIPVRSTSGVGGGFEIMPGYKVDRKVFSTTDLSSILMGLSSLSGMIRGDELVGALAKVKSFIPPDRAKEITLKANQIHIDLSPWMGNRNIQAYLEIAKQPYTKPNCFPLSMQTAMVIQPHAQLSHTNWY; the protein is encoded by the coding sequence ATGATACTCCTTGATAAAAATCGTATCGGGGCACAGGAGTTGGCCGATATGTTTGAAGTTTCGCTTAGAACATTCTACCGTGACATTGAGGCAATCGGAATGGCTGGTATTCCTGTACGTTCAACTTCGGGAGTGGGTGGTGGCTTTGAAATCATGCCGGGATACAAGGTCGATCGGAAGGTTTTCTCGACTACCGACCTTTCCTCTATCTTGATGGGGCTATCCAGCCTTTCTGGCATGATCCGAGGTGATGAGCTGGTTGGTGCCCTTGCGAAGGTGAAGAGTTTCATACCTCCCGATAGGGCTAAAGAGATTACACTGAAAGCAAATCAGATACACATCGACTTGAGTCCGTGGATGGGCAACAGGAATATACAAGCATATCTGGAAATAGCAAAACAGCCTTACACGAAACCAAATTGCTTTCCTTTGTCTATGCAGACCGCTATGGTAATACAACCACACGCACAGCTGAGCCATACCAATTGGTATTGA
- a CDS encoding WYL domain-containing protein, translating to MLSFVYADRYGNTTTRTAEPYQLVLKGSRWYVHGYCYRRNDYRLFRVSRISGLQISEKRFIPRAYHEPQLDVSNTLEMMHNPIKIRIHASAKERVLDFCTSEQISPDGAEHYLVDFPFIENDYYYNILLSFGDACECLEPMHIRLEMKRRIHRIATLYESSD from the coding sequence TTGCTTTCCTTTGTCTATGCAGACCGCTATGGTAATACAACCACACGCACAGCTGAGCCATACCAATTGGTATTGAAGGGTAGTAGGTGGTATGTCCATGGGTACTGCTATAGAAGAAATGACTATCGGCTGTTCAGGGTATCACGTATTTCTGGTTTGCAGATATCTGAAAAGCGCTTTATTCCACGAGCGTATCATGAACCACAGTTGGATGTTTCAAATACCTTGGAAATGATGCATAACCCAATCAAGATACGTATTCATGCATCAGCTAAGGAACGAGTGCTTGATTTTTGTACGTCTGAACAGATTTCACCAGATGGGGCAGAGCATTACCTTGTTGATTTCCCCTTCATAGAGAATGATTACTATTACAATATCCTACTCAGTTTTGGAGATGCCTGCGAGTGTTTGGAACCCATGCATATCCGATTGGAGATGAAGCGTCGGATTCATCGTATAGCAACCTTATACGAAAGCTCGGACTAG
- a CDS encoding PIN domain nuclease — translation MIVVDTSVWIDYVNGVHTAQTDILDKELQESRVVTGDVIMVEFLQGFRDNKQFQTARMLMNSLEYYDFAGKEMAIKAAENIRLLRKKGITVRKTIDVLIATFCIEHGFELLHNDRDFEPMKEILGLQVKH, via the coding sequence ATGATCGTCGTAGATACCTCTGTCTGGATTGACTATGTGAATGGAGTGCATACAGCCCAAACTGATATCTTGGACAAAGAATTACAGGAGAGTCGAGTTGTTACAGGTGATGTGATAATGGTGGAGTTTCTCCAAGGGTTTCGAGACAACAAACAGTTCCAAACTGCCAGGATGCTTATGAACTCACTTGAGTATTATGACTTTGCCGGAAAGGAGATGGCCATCAAGGCGGCTGAGAACATCCGGTTGCTAAGAAAGAAAGGTATTACCGTTCGTAAGACCATCGATGTTCTTATAGCAACGTTTTGCATTGAACATGGATTTGAGCTTCTTCATAATGACAGGGATTTTGAACCGATGAAAGAGATTCTTGGTTTGCAAGTAAAACACTAA
- a CDS encoding type II toxin-antitoxin system VapB family antitoxin gives MRTNIVIDDQLMSEALMISGCKTKKEAVEQALKLLIIMKKQEKIRELRGKLSWEGDLAAMRTDV, from the coding sequence ATGCGGACGAATATCGTCATTGATGATCAGCTGATGAGCGAGGCTTTGATGATTTCAGGCTGCAAAACGAAAAAAGAAGCCGTGGAACAAGCGTTGAAACTCCTCATTATCATGAAGAAGCAAGAAAAGATTCGGGAACTCAGGGGTAAGTTATCTTGGGAAGGAGACCTTGCTGCAATGAGGACCGACGTATGA
- the radC gene encoding DNA repair protein RadC, with the protein MKYKINQPTDRRIKEMAVCDRPRERLIQRGAEALSDQELLSILIGSGNRDRPVNAIAKDLLELLDRKPMANNEDLMAIGGLGMAKATLIGAALELGRRRLPAKRRQISTPGDIFPLIRHYAGRMQEHFLSICLNGAHEVLSVNVCSIGLVNRTLVHPREVFGEAVRQRATAILVAHNHPSGNLEPSVEDKDVTRRLKQAGDILGIKVLDHLIFSEEGYLSMLEGNLF; encoded by the coding sequence ATGAAATACAAAATAAACCAACCAACTGATCGACGAATCAAGGAGATGGCTGTCTGCGACCGGCCAAGGGAGCGACTGATCCAGCGTGGGGCTGAGGCACTCAGCGACCAGGAACTTCTCTCCATTCTCATCGGGAGCGGGAATCGTGACCGCCCGGTGAACGCGATTGCCAAGGATCTTCTGGAACTCCTGGACCGAAAGCCTATGGCCAACAACGAAGACCTTATGGCCATAGGAGGACTTGGTATGGCGAAGGCCACCCTCATAGGGGCAGCCCTGGAGCTTGGAAGGAGAAGGCTCCCTGCCAAACGAAGGCAAATTTCCACTCCAGGGGACATCTTTCCCCTGATCAGGCACTATGCAGGACGTATGCAGGAACACTTCCTGAGTATCTGTTTGAACGGAGCCCATGAGGTACTCTCGGTGAATGTATGCTCTATAGGCTTGGTCAACAGAACACTTGTCCATCCTCGTGAAGTTTTCGGGGAAGCAGTGCGTCAGCGTGCCACGGCCATCCTGGTAGCCCATAATCACCCCAGTGGCAATCTTGAACCGAGTGTGGAGGATAAGGATGTAACAAGGAGGCTGAAGCAAGCTGGGGATATTCTGGGTATTAAGGTACTGGATCATTTAATCTTCAGCGAAGAGGGATATTTATCGATGTTGGAGGGTAATCTGTTCTAA
- a CDS encoding MerR family transcriptional regulator, which translates to MQENTYRIGELARKCNVTARTIRYYESLGLLKTNSRSEGGQRYYTDADVVYLNRIAELKELDFSLNEIRSIILMGSDDATGEKRRNELLKQYRSKLSEALERQAALEKRVSDLTWHVQQLETNDDFQQCPGLMCKNCTFRERCRFKELS; encoded by the coding sequence ATGCAGGAAAATACCTATCGTATCGGAGAATTGGCTAGAAAATGCAATGTTACCGCACGGACCATCAGATACTATGAGTCCCTGGGGTTGCTGAAAACCAATTCCCGCTCTGAAGGTGGTCAACGCTACTATACCGATGCAGATGTGGTGTATCTAAACAGAATTGCAGAGTTGAAGGAATTGGACTTCTCTCTGAATGAGATTCGTTCCATCATCCTTATGGGCAGTGATGACGCAACTGGAGAGAAGCGTCGTAATGAGTTGCTTAAACAATACCGGAGCAAGCTTAGTGAAGCCCTGGAGAGACAAGCTGCACTGGAAAAACGTGTCTCTGATCTTACCTGGCATGTACAGCAGCTGGAAACCAATGATGACTTCCAGCAATGTCCCGGCCTGATGTGCAAGAACTGCACCTTCCGGGAACGATGTAGGTTCAAGGAACTATCGTAA
- a CDS encoding ABC transporter substrate-binding protein: protein MKRLLALLLLVMLATQGLFALGQEEAPEAGVTTLTWWHYGSGLAGKAVDSIVQEFNETVGKEKHIQVNAVFQGKANDVLTKTKAILQSGSTKDLPDLAQFDGSAVLDIRDVPSLIPMEDLAVQDGYDLTQLLEAALLSVTYKNKMIAMPFNSSTILLYYNKTAFEEAGITTPPTTLAELGNVAKALVQKDEKGNITRYGFANVPTTYELIVWLGQQNGLSYITDNENGHLGNPTKVLFDENGTMVNFLTRWKELYATGAVENLTSDVNGAFASGRVAMIVASTSKLTTIHSMVADRFEVGVANFPAVDEQATGGVNVGGGAIYAFDNQSGNEDAAWEFVKFATSPEQQFNWHIATGYFPVHHDTYGMEAFQNHIEENPHYRVAIEQLMESNPKMQGIWVPSAYQIYYAFQSGILRMLEEDLSPGETSKALAQEINGYFEEYLRMQGE from the coding sequence ATGAAACGATTACTAGCTTTGTTACTGCTTGTCATGTTGGCTACCCAGGGGCTTTTCGCTCTTGGTCAGGAGGAGGCCCCAGAGGCCGGAGTGACCACCCTTACCTGGTGGCATTATGGAAGTGGACTTGCCGGAAAAGCAGTCGATTCCATTGTGCAGGAGTTCAACGAAACCGTTGGAAAGGAGAAACACATCCAGGTCAATGCAGTCTTCCAGGGAAAGGCAAACGATGTTCTTACCAAGACCAAGGCCATCTTACAGTCAGGAAGCACGAAGGACCTGCCCGATCTGGCCCAGTTCGATGGATCGGCAGTGTTGGATATCCGCGATGTACCTTCCCTGATTCCTATGGAAGATCTGGCAGTACAGGACGGGTATGACCTTACCCAACTCCTCGAGGCTGCCCTTCTCTCGGTAACCTATAAGAATAAGATGATAGCCATGCCATTCAACAGCTCAACCATTCTTCTTTACTACAACAAGACTGCATTTGAGGAAGCTGGTATAACTACCCCTCCAACAACCCTTGCGGAACTTGGCAATGTTGCCAAGGCACTGGTGCAGAAGGATGAGAAAGGAAACATCACTCGCTATGGGTTTGCAAATGTCCCAACCACCTATGAGTTGATCGTGTGGCTCGGGCAACAAAATGGGCTGAGTTATATCACCGACAATGAAAATGGACACCTCGGCAATCCTACAAAGGTACTCTTTGATGAGAATGGGACCATGGTGAACTTCCTCACCCGATGGAAGGAGCTCTACGCCACAGGAGCGGTAGAAAATCTTACCAGTGATGTGAATGGAGCCTTCGCCAGCGGTCGTGTTGCAATGATCGTTGCCTCCACCAGTAAGCTTACCACCATCCACTCCATGGTTGCTGACCGGTTTGAGGTAGGAGTTGCCAACTTCCCAGCCGTTGATGAGCAGGCAACCGGAGGGGTGAATGTTGGTGGTGGTGCCATCTATGCGTTTGACAATCAGTCAGGCAACGAAGATGCTGCGTGGGAATTTGTAAAGTTTGCTACCAGCCCTGAACAACAGTTCAATTGGCATATCGCAACCGGGTACTTCCCGGTCCACCATGATACATACGGCATGGAGGCTTTCCAGAACCACATTGAAGAGAATCCTCACTACAGGGTAGCAATCGAACAACTGATGGAGAGCAATCCAAAAATGCAGGGGATTTGGGTACCCAGTGCTTATCAGATCTACTATGCATTCCAGAGTGGAATACTCAGGATGCTGGAAGAGGACCTCTCTCCCGGTGAGACCAGCAAGGCCCTTGCACAAGAGATCAATGGGTATTTTGAAGAGTACCTAAGGATGCAGGGAGAATAA
- a CDS encoding carbohydrate ABC transporter permease, giving the protein MRFIKASIATLFSLVVIFPIIYTISASFFTYADFTSIPAKLLPSSFYLENYVRAFAETSLARFLANSFVTATLGMLLRMGISIGAAYAFTFFTFKGRDLLFFVVIATMLLPSDALILANYSTIRTLGLTDTYLGIISTKLLSPTHIFMLRQYFKTMSREYREAALIEGCNDARFITTLLLPISKAVVITLGIHSFSNIFNDYLWPLLVTNKEGMRTVQVGLTMLGFSENLDYGPQFAAIALLMIPIVIAFIIMHSPIQNSVSSRFAGR; this is encoded by the coding sequence ATGAGATTCATCAAAGCAAGCATAGCAACCCTTTTCTCTCTGGTGGTGATATTCCCCATCATCTATACCATCAGTGCGTCTTTTTTCACCTATGCAGACTTTACCTCAATCCCAGCAAAACTGCTGCCATCCAGTTTTTATCTGGAGAACTATGTCCGGGCATTTGCTGAGACCAGTTTGGCACGCTTTCTGGCAAACTCCTTTGTGACAGCAACATTGGGGATGTTGCTCAGGATGGGTATCAGCATAGGGGCAGCGTATGCATTCACATTCTTCACGTTCAAGGGAAGAGACCTTCTCTTCTTTGTCGTCATTGCAACCATGCTGCTCCCCTCTGATGCCTTGATCCTTGCCAACTACTCAACCATCAGGACACTGGGGTTGACCGATACCTATTTGGGAATTATCAGCACCAAGCTGCTTAGCCCAACCCATATATTCATGTTGCGCCAATACTTCAAGACCATGAGCAGGGAGTACCGTGAGGCAGCCCTTATCGAGGGATGCAACGATGCTCGGTTCATCACCACCCTCCTACTTCCGATCAGCAAAGCCGTGGTTATTACCTTGGGAATCCACAGCTTCAGCAACATATTCAACGACTATCTCTGGCCTCTTCTGGTTACAAACAAGGAGGGAATGAGAACCGTGCAGGTAGGACTCACGATGCTTGGTTTCAGTGAGAACCTCGACTACGGTCCTCAGTTTGCTGCCATTGCACTTCTTATGATTCCGATTGTTATTGCATTCATCATAATGCATTCACCAATACAAAATAGCGTGAGTTCACGCTTCGCAGGGAGATAA
- a CDS encoding sugar ABC transporter permease, whose translation MNRRWTHKARPYLLILPALILAMVFSYRPFLVTILNSFHTVSIMGERLKFVGLENYCRLFASQSFQDSLSNTLRFTLFFVPANMFLCLSAALLANRKGKLATLNQVFFFLPLAVGLSSAMMIFKMIFNPSLGIVNHLLGASIQWFNNPKAAMALLVIAGVYLDFGFNFLLFHAALRNVPKDLIEVAQIEGASPFQTFRYLIFPLIGPTVVFVLITNIKDAMLISSPVLILTEGGPFRSTQTLVYQMYLEGFKSGNYAVGSSIATVVFLLTFSILLILMHLQRRRVYYQ comes from the coding sequence ATGAACAGACGATGGACACACAAGGCTCGGCCTTACTTACTCATACTCCCAGCTTTGATCTTGGCGATGGTTTTCAGCTATCGTCCTTTTCTTGTAACCATCCTCAACAGCTTTCATACCGTATCGATCATGGGAGAGAGACTCAAGTTTGTTGGGCTGGAAAACTATTGCCGGCTCTTCGCCAGTCAATCCTTTCAAGACAGTCTGTCCAACACCCTCCGGTTTACGCTTTTTTTTGTCCCGGCAAATATGTTCCTCTGCCTTTCTGCAGCCCTGCTTGCAAACAGGAAAGGAAAGCTTGCTACCTTGAATCAGGTATTTTTCTTCCTCCCCCTTGCAGTCGGGCTCTCCTCTGCCATGATGATTTTCAAGATGATCTTCAATCCCTCGCTTGGTATCGTGAATCATTTACTTGGAGCCAGTATCCAGTGGTTCAACAACCCCAAAGCTGCAATGGCTCTCTTGGTCATCGCAGGGGTGTATCTTGATTTTGGGTTCAACTTCTTGTTGTTCCATGCTGCTCTTCGCAATGTCCCCAAGGATTTGATCGAGGTAGCACAGATTGAAGGGGCTTCACCTTTTCAAACCTTTCGCTACCTTATTTTTCCTCTGATCGGCCCAACTGTGGTATTCGTTTTGATCACCAATATAAAGGATGCCATGCTTATTTCATCCCCTGTGCTCATCCTCACCGAAGGGGGGCCATTCCGCTCAACACAGACGCTGGTCTACCAGATGTATCTTGAGGGCTTCAAGAGCGGAAACTATGCAGTGGGGTCCTCCATTGCAACGGTGGTCTTCCTCCTAACCTTCAGCATCCTCCTCATCTTGATGCACTTACAACGAAGGAGGGTGTACTACCAATGA